A stretch of the Pan troglodytes isolate AG18354 chromosome 20, NHGRI_mPanTro3-v2.0_pri, whole genome shotgun sequence genome encodes the following:
- the KCNJ14 gene encoding ATP-sensitive inward rectifier potassium channel 14 — protein sequence MGLARALRRLSGALDSGDSRAGDEEEAGPGLCRNGWAPAPVQSPVGRRRGRFVKKDGHCNVRFVNLGGQGARYLSDLFTTCVDVRWRWMCLLFSCSFLASWLLFGLAFWLIASLHGDLAAPPPPAPCFSHVASFLAAFLFALETQTSIGYGVRSVTEECPAAVAAVVLQCIAGCVLDAFVVGAVMAKMAKPKKRNETLVFSENAVVALRDHRLCLMWRVGNLRRSHLVEAHVRAQLLQPRVTPEGEYIPLDHQDVDVGFDGGTDRIFLVSPITIVHEIDSASPLYELGRAELARADFELVVILEGMVEATAMTTQCRSSYLPGELLWGHRFEPVLFQRGSQYEVDYRHFHRTYEVPGTPVCSAKELDERAEQASHSLKSSFPGSLTAFCYENELALSCCQEEDEDDETEEGNGVETEDGAASPQVLTPTLALTLPP from the exons ATGGGCCTGGCCAGGGCCCTACGCCGCCTCAGCGGCGCCCTGGATTCGGGAGACAGCCGGGCGGGCGATGAAGAGGAGGCCGGGCCCGGGTTGTGCCGCAACGGGTGGGCGCCGGCACCGGTGCAGTCACCCGTGGGCCGGCGCCGCGGTCGCTTCGTCAAGAAAGACGGGCACTGCAACGTGCGCTTCGTAAACCTGGGTGGCCAGGGCGCGCGCTACCTGAGCGACCTGTTCACCACATGCGTGGACGTGCGCTGGCGCTGGATGTGCCTGCTCTTCTCCTGCTCTTTCCTCGCCTCCTGGCTGCTCTTCGGCCTGGCCTTCTGGCTCATTGCCTCGCTGCACGGCGACCTGGCCGCCCCGCCACCGCCCGCGCCCTGCTTCTCACACGTGGCCAGCTTCCTGGCCGCCTTCCTCTTCGCGCTGGAGACGCAGACGTCCATCGGCTACGGCGTGCGCAGCGTCACCGAGGAGTGCCCGGCCGCTGTGGCCGCCGTGGTGCTGCAGTGCATTGCCGGCTGCGTGCTCGACGCCTTCGTCGTGGGTGCTGTCatggccaagatggccaaaccCAAGAAGCGCAACGAGACGCTGGTCTTCAGCGAGAACGCCGTCGTGGCGCTGCGCGACCACCGCCTCTGCCTCATGTGGCGCGTCGGCAACCTGCGCCGCAGCCACCTGGTCGAGGCCCACGTGCGTGCCCAGCTGCTGCAG CCCCGTGTGACCCCAGAGGGTGAGTACATCCCGCTGGACCACCAGGATGTGGATGTGGGCTTTGATGGAGGCACCGATCGTATCTTCCTCGTGTCCCCCATCACCATCGTCCATGAGATCGACTCTGCCAGTCCTCTGTATGAGCTAGGACGTGCCGAGCTGGCCAGGGCTGACTTCGAGCTGGTGGTCATTCTCGAGGGGATGGTTGAGGCCACAGCCATGACCACACAGTGTCGCTCGTCCTACCTCCCTGGTGAACTGCTCTGGGGCCATCGTTTTGAGCCAGTTCTCTTCCAGCGTGGCTCCCAGTATGAGGTCGACTATCGCCACTTCCATCGCACTTATGAGGTCCCAGGGACACCGGTCTGCAGTGCTAAGGAGCTGGATGAACGGGCAGAGCAGGCTTCCCACAGCCTCAAGTCTAGTTTCCCCGGCTCTCTGACTGCATTTTGTTATGAGAATGAACTTGCTCTGAGCTGCTGCCAGGAGGAAGATGAGGACGATGAGACTGAGGAAGGGAATGGGGTGGAAACAGAAGATGGGGCTGCTAGCCCCCAAGTTCTCACACCAACCCTGGCGCTGACCCTGCCTCCATGA
- the LOC107969779 gene encoding serine/arginine repetitive matrix protein 1-like isoform X2 produces MTAQESWEGGAGHRRSPPPKISPLPATQAPLPGPGRRWARPPLQREWFRPGLASTTPSRPSRRHRKQAQPKQWPGTPGFRAPPEARPAPNKSGATSLRLSRTLLGAARQGETFAGERSGENAPATPSRPRPSPTYHRRRPPWRLGRPAGSPGRSRQSGLDPRWPAGSGEPAQTPREPPPPPQRQSSALKRLSLRRPTAPSVGTAPLFDTVQSTVGAFVLPALATKGSFSRANSRTKSGCRYVRPEVDGPRGQSECRQGSRPRLRNNRKHLTGLLSNEKPRKSVARRRSHAVQPPLRLLKGPGHLESRWGN; encoded by the exons ATGACAGCTCAGGAGAGTTGGGAAGGTGGGGCGGGACATCGAAGGTCCCCGCCCCCCAAGATTTCTCCCCTCCCCGCAACCCAAGCGCCCCTCCCCGGCCCCGGCAGGCGCTGGGCTCGCCCGCCCCTCCAGCGGGAATGGTTCCGCCCCGGCCTCGCCTCCACCACTCCATCCCGCCCCTCCCGCCGCCACCGGAAACAGGCTCAGCCCAAACAATGGCCTGGAACGCCCGGCTTTCGGGCCCCGCCGGAAGCCCGTCCAGCGCCCAACAAAAGCGGCGCGACAAGTCTACGACTGAGCCGAACGCTTCTGGGCGCCGCGCGCCAGGGGGAAACGTTCGCGGGGGAACGTTCAGGAGAAAACGCTCCAGCAACTCCCAGCCGACCCCGCCCCTCCCCGACCTACCATAGACGCCGTCCTCCATGGCGGCTAGGAAGGCCCGCGGGGAGTCCGGGGCGGTCCCGCCAGTCGGGCCTGGATCCGCGTTGGCCCGCGGGCTCGGGTGAGCCCGCTCAAACGCCCCGGGAGCCACCGCCGCCTCCTCAGCGCCAGTCCTCAGCGCTGAAAAGACTCTCCCTTCGTCGCCCAACCGCCCCTTCAGTAGGGACCGCCCCTCTTTTTGACACTGTCCAATCCACAGTGGGCGCTTTCGTCCTCCCCGCCCTCGCCACCAAAGGATCGTTCTCCAGGGCCAACAGCCGTACAAAAAGCGGGTGTAGGTATGTCCGGCCAGAGGTAGACGGCCCGCGGGGCCAATCGGAGTGCAGGCAGGGCAGCAGGCCCCGCCTCCGAAACAACAGAAAGCACTTGACAGGCTTGCTCTCCAATGAGAAGCCCCGGAAAAGTGTCGCGCGGAGGCGGAGCCACGCGGTACAGCCACCTCTGCGCCTGCTCAAAGGCCCTGGACACTTGGAGTCTAG atggggaaactga
- the LOC107969779 gene encoding serine/arginine repetitive matrix protein 1-like isoform X1 yields the protein MTAQESWEGGAGHRRSPPPKISPLPATQAPLPGPGRRWARPPLQREWFRPGLASTTPSRPSRRHRKQAQPKQWPGTPGFRAPPEARPAPNKSGATSLRLSRTLLGAARQGETFAGERSGENAPATPSRPRPSPTYHRRRPPWRLGRPAGSPGRSRQSGLDPRWPAGSGEPAQTPREPPPPPQRQSSALKRLSLRRPTAPSVGTAPLFDTVQSTVGAFVLPALATKGSFSRANSRTKSGCRYVRPEVDGPRGQSECRQGSRPRLRNNRKHLTGLLSNEKPRKSVARRRSHAVQPPLRLLKGPGHLESRHPSSEPASKSILHPSVSWKAV from the exons ATGACAGCTCAGGAGAGTTGGGAAGGTGGGGCGGGACATCGAAGGTCCCCGCCCCCCAAGATTTCTCCCCTCCCCGCAACCCAAGCGCCCCTCCCCGGCCCCGGCAGGCGCTGGGCTCGCCCGCCCCTCCAGCGGGAATGGTTCCGCCCCGGCCTCGCCTCCACCACTCCATCCCGCCCCTCCCGCCGCCACCGGAAACAGGCTCAGCCCAAACAATGGCCTGGAACGCCCGGCTTTCGGGCCCCGCCGGAAGCCCGTCCAGCGCCCAACAAAAGCGGCGCGACAAGTCTACGACTGAGCCGAACGCTTCTGGGCGCCGCGCGCCAGGGGGAAACGTTCGCGGGGGAACGTTCAGGAGAAAACGCTCCAGCAACTCCCAGCCGACCCCGCCCCTCCCCGACCTACCATAGACGCCGTCCTCCATGGCGGCTAGGAAGGCCCGCGGGGAGTCCGGGGCGGTCCCGCCAGTCGGGCCTGGATCCGCGTTGGCCCGCGGGCTCGGGTGAGCCCGCTCAAACGCCCCGGGAGCCACCGCCGCCTCCTCAGCGCCAGTCCTCAGCGCTGAAAAGACTCTCCCTTCGTCGCCCAACCGCCCCTTCAGTAGGGACCGCCCCTCTTTTTGACACTGTCCAATCCACAGTGGGCGCTTTCGTCCTCCCCGCCCTCGCCACCAAAGGATCGTTCTCCAGGGCCAACAGCCGTACAAAAAGCGGGTGTAGGTATGTCCGGCCAGAGGTAGACGGCCCGCGGGGCCAATCGGAGTGCAGGCAGGGCAGCAGGCCCCGCCTCCGAAACAACAGAAAGCACTTGACAGGCTTGCTCTCCAATGAGAAGCCCCGGAAAAGTGTCGCGCGGAGGCGGAGCCACGCGGTACAGCCACCTCTGCGCCTGCTCAAAGGCCCTGGACACTTGGAGTCTAG ACACCCGAGTTCAGAGCCAGCCTCCAAGAGTATCTTACATCCCAGCGTCTCCTGGAAGGCCGTATGA
- the CYTH2 gene encoding cytohesin-2 isoform X2, which translates to MEDGVYEPPDLTPEERMELENIRRRKQELLVEIQRLREELSEAMSEVEGLEANEGSKTLQRNRKMAMGRKKFNMDPKKGIQFLVENELLQNTPEEIARFLYKGEGLNKTAIGDYLGEREELNLAVLHAFVDLHEFTDLNLVQALRQFLWSFRLPGEAQKIDRMMEAFAQRYCLCNPGVFQSTDTCYVLSFAVIMLNTSLHNPNVRDKPGLERFVAMNRGINEGGDLPEELLRNLYDSIRNEPFKIPEDDGNDLTHTFFNPDREGWLLKLGGRVKTWKRRWFILTDNCLYYFEYTTDKEPRGIIPLENLSIREVDDPRKPNCFELYIPNNKGQLIKACKTEADGRVVEGNHMVYRISAPTQEEKDEWIKSIQAAVSVDPFYEMLAARKKRISVKKKQEQP; encoded by the exons ATGGAGGACGGCGTCTATG AACCCCCAGACCTGACTCCGGAGGAGCGGATGGAGCTGGAGAACATCCGGCGGCGGAAGCAGGAGCTGCTGGTGGAGATTCAGCGCCTGCGGGAGGAGCTCAGTGAAGCCATGAGCGAGGTGGAGGGGCTGGAGGCCAATGAGGGCAG TAAGACCTTGCAACGGAACCGGAAGATGGCAATGGGCAGGAAGAAGTTCAACATGGACCCCAAGAAG GGGATCCAGTTCTTGGTGGAGAATGAACTGCTGCAGAACACACCCGAGGAGATCGCCCGCTTCCTGTACAAGGGCGAGGGGCTGAACAAGACAGCCATCGGGGACTACCTGGGGGAGAG GGAAGAGCTGAACCTGGCAGTGCTCCATGCTTTTGTGGATCTGCATGAGTTCACCGACCTCAATCTGGTGCAGGCCCTCAG GCAGTTTCTATGGAGCTTTCGCCTACCCGGAGAGGCCCAGAAAATTGACCGGATGATGGAGGCCTTCGCCCAGCGATACTGCCTGTGCAACCCTGGGGTTTTCCAGTCCACAG ACACGTGCTATGTGCTGTCCTTCGCCGTCATCATGCTCAACACCAGTCTCCACAATCCCAATGTCCGGGACAAGCCGGGcctggagcgctttgtggccatgAACCGGGGCATCAACGAGGGCGGGGACCTGCCTGAGGAGCTGCTCAGG AACCTGTACGACAGCATCCGAAATGAGCCCTTCAAGATTCCTGAGGACGACGGGAATGACCTGACCCACACCTTCTTCAACCCGGACCGGGAGGGCTGGCTCCTGAAGCTGG GGGGCCGGGTGAAGACGTGGAAGCGGCGCTGGTTTATCCTCACAGACAACTGCCTGTACTACTTTGAGTACACCACG GACAAGGAGCCCCGAGGAATCATCCCCCTGGAGAATCTGAGCATCCGAGAGGTGGACGACCCCCGGAAACCG AACTGCTTTGAACTTTACATCCCCAACAACAAGGGGCAGCTCATCAAAGCCTGCAAAACTGAGGCGGACGGCCGAGTGGTGGAGGGAAACCACATGGTGTACCGGATCTCGGCCCCCACGCAGGAGGAGAAGGACGAGTGGATCAAGTCCATCCA GGCGGCTGTGAGTGTGGACCCCTTCTATGAGATGCTGGCAGCGAGAAAGAAGCGGATTTCAGTCAAGAAGAAGCAGGAGCAGCCCTGA
- the CYTH2 gene encoding cytohesin-2 isoform X1: MDPVVRITRSPATSPVMESENQGLSPLPKPPDLTPEERMELENIRRRKQELLVEIQRLREELSEAMSEVEGLEANEGSKTLQRNRKMAMGRKKFNMDPKKGIQFLVENELLQNTPEEIARFLYKGEGLNKTAIGDYLGEREELNLAVLHAFVDLHEFTDLNLVQALRQFLWSFRLPGEAQKIDRMMEAFAQRYCLCNPGVFQSTDTCYVLSFAVIMLNTSLHNPNVRDKPGLERFVAMNRGINEGGDLPEELLRNLYDSIRNEPFKIPEDDGNDLTHTFFNPDREGWLLKLGGRVKTWKRRWFILTDNCLYYFEYTTDKEPRGIIPLENLSIREVDDPRKPNCFELYIPNNKGQLIKACKTEADGRVVEGNHMVYRISAPTQEEKDEWIKSIQAAVSVDPFYEMLAARKKRISVKKKQEQP; this comes from the exons ATGGACCCAGTAGTCCGGATAACCAGGTCCCCAGCTACCTCGCCAGTAATGGAGTCAGAAAACCAAGGCCTCAGTCCCCTTCCAA AACCCCCAGACCTGACTCCGGAGGAGCGGATGGAGCTGGAGAACATCCGGCGGCGGAAGCAGGAGCTGCTGGTGGAGATTCAGCGCCTGCGGGAGGAGCTCAGTGAAGCCATGAGCGAGGTGGAGGGGCTGGAGGCCAATGAGGGCAG TAAGACCTTGCAACGGAACCGGAAGATGGCAATGGGCAGGAAGAAGTTCAACATGGACCCCAAGAAG GGGATCCAGTTCTTGGTGGAGAATGAACTGCTGCAGAACACACCCGAGGAGATCGCCCGCTTCCTGTACAAGGGCGAGGGGCTGAACAAGACAGCCATCGGGGACTACCTGGGGGAGAG GGAAGAGCTGAACCTGGCAGTGCTCCATGCTTTTGTGGATCTGCATGAGTTCACCGACCTCAATCTGGTGCAGGCCCTCAG GCAGTTTCTATGGAGCTTTCGCCTACCCGGAGAGGCCCAGAAAATTGACCGGATGATGGAGGCCTTCGCCCAGCGATACTGCCTGTGCAACCCTGGGGTTTTCCAGTCCACAG ACACGTGCTATGTGCTGTCCTTCGCCGTCATCATGCTCAACACCAGTCTCCACAATCCCAATGTCCGGGACAAGCCGGGcctggagcgctttgtggccatgAACCGGGGCATCAACGAGGGCGGGGACCTGCCTGAGGAGCTGCTCAGG AACCTGTACGACAGCATCCGAAATGAGCCCTTCAAGATTCCTGAGGACGACGGGAATGACCTGACCCACACCTTCTTCAACCCGGACCGGGAGGGCTGGCTCCTGAAGCTGG GGGGCCGGGTGAAGACGTGGAAGCGGCGCTGGTTTATCCTCACAGACAACTGCCTGTACTACTTTGAGTACACCACG GACAAGGAGCCCCGAGGAATCATCCCCCTGGAGAATCTGAGCATCCGAGAGGTGGACGACCCCCGGAAACCG AACTGCTTTGAACTTTACATCCCCAACAACAAGGGGCAGCTCATCAAAGCCTGCAAAACTGAGGCGGACGGCCGAGTGGTGGAGGGAAACCACATGGTGTACCGGATCTCGGCCCCCACGCAGGAGGAGAAGGACGAGTGGATCAAGTCCATCCA GGCGGCTGTGAGTGTGGACCCCTTCTATGAGATGCTGGCAGCGAGAAAGAAGCGGATTTCAGTCAAGAAGAAGCAGGAGCAGCCCTGA
- the CYTH2 gene encoding cytohesin-2 isoform X3 gives MMEAFAQRYCLCNPGVFQSTDTCYVLSFAVIMLNTSLHNPNVRDKPGLERFVAMNRGINEGGDLPEELLRNLYDSIRNEPFKIPEDDGNDLTHTFFNPDREGWLLKLGGRVKTWKRRWFILTDNCLYYFEYTTDKEPRGIIPLENLSIREVDDPRKPNCFELYIPNNKGQLIKACKTEADGRVVEGNHMVYRISAPTQEEKDEWIKSIQAAVSVDPFYEMLAARKKRISVKKKQEQP, from the exons ATGATGGAGGCCTTCGCCCAGCGATACTGCCTGTGCAACCCTGGGGTTTTCCAGTCCACAG ACACGTGCTATGTGCTGTCCTTCGCCGTCATCATGCTCAACACCAGTCTCCACAATCCCAATGTCCGGGACAAGCCGGGcctggagcgctttgtggccatgAACCGGGGCATCAACGAGGGCGGGGACCTGCCTGAGGAGCTGCTCAGG AACCTGTACGACAGCATCCGAAATGAGCCCTTCAAGATTCCTGAGGACGACGGGAATGACCTGACCCACACCTTCTTCAACCCGGACCGGGAGGGCTGGCTCCTGAAGCTGG GGGGCCGGGTGAAGACGTGGAAGCGGCGCTGGTTTATCCTCACAGACAACTGCCTGTACTACTTTGAGTACACCACG GACAAGGAGCCCCGAGGAATCATCCCCCTGGAGAATCTGAGCATCCGAGAGGTGGACGACCCCCGGAAACCG AACTGCTTTGAACTTTACATCCCCAACAACAAGGGGCAGCTCATCAAAGCCTGCAAAACTGAGGCGGACGGCCGAGTGGTGGAGGGAAACCACATGGTGTACCGGATCTCGGCCCCCACGCAGGAGGAGAAGGACGAGTGGATCAAGTCCATCCA GGCGGCTGTGAGTGTGGACCCCTTCTATGAGATGCTGGCAGCGAGAAAGAAGCGGATTTCAGTCAAGAAGAAGCAGGAGCAGCCCTGA